A window of the Lates calcarifer isolate ASB-BC8 unplaced genomic scaffold, TLL_Latcal_v3 _unitig_1121_quiver_2679, whole genome shotgun sequence genome harbors these coding sequences:
- the LOC108886431 gene encoding septin-4, with amino-acid sequence MQDPHHEGGHGHHHHQHHDHKHHHHHDGPEPHDVDADREAEGEDRPHTPSYLRPPVAGRAQSDSGLDPSLPQSRSVEFDLSSSVSSSRPKSPWGRFDPYDNNEDQDKEYVGFATLPNQVHRKSVKKGFDFTLMVAGESGLGKSTLVNSLFLTDLYKDRKLLNAEERITQTVEITKHTVDIEEKGVKLKLTIVDTPGFGDAVNNTECWKSVADYIDQQFEQYFRDESGLNRKNIQDNRVHCCLYFISPFGHGLRPLDVEFMKALHEKVNIVPVLAKADTLTPTEVKKKKIKIREEIEQYGIKIYQFPDCDSDEDEEFKQQDLELKESIPFAVIGSNTVVEAKGKRVRGRLYPWGIVEVENSAHCDFVKLRNMLVRTHMQDLKDVTRETHYENYRAQCIQSMTRMVVKERNRNKLTRESGTDFPIPVVPGVADSETEKLIREKDEELRRMQEMLQRIQDQMHTQKDAY; translated from the exons ATGCAAGACCCTCACCACGAAGGTGGGCAtggccaccaccaccaccagcaccatgACCACAAGCACCACCATCACCATGATGGCCCTGAGCCTCATGATGTAGATGCAGACAGGGAAGCTGAGGGCGAAGACCGCCCCCACACCCCGTCTTATTTGCGGCCCCCCGTGGCGGGTAGGGCGCAGTCGGATTCAGGTTTGGACCCCAGTTTGCCGCAGAGCAGGAGTGTGGAGTTCGACTTGTCGTCCTCTGTCAGCTCCTCCAGGCCCAAGAGCCCCTGGGGTCGATTTGACCCTTACGACAATAATGAG GACCAGGACAAGGAATACGTGGGTTTTGCAACGTTGCCAAACCAGGTTCATCGCAAGTCAGTCAAGAAGGGCTTTGACTTCACGCTCATGGTGGCAG GGGAGTCTGGCCTGGGAAAGTCCACTCTGGTCAACAGTCTGTTTCTCACAGATCTTTACAAAGATAGGAAGCTGCTCAATGCTGAAG AGCGAATCACACAAACAGTAGAAATCACCAAACACACAGTGGATATAGAAGAGAAAGGTGTCAAACTGAAGCTCACCATTGTGGACACCCCTGGGTTTGGAGATGCTGTAAACAACACTGAATG CTGGAAGTCAGTGGCTGACTACATCGACCAGCAGTTCGAGCAGTACTTCAGGGACGAGAGCGGCCTCAACCGCAAGAACATCCAGGACAACCGCGTACACTGCTGCCTCTATTTCATCTCACCCTTCGGCCATGG CCTTCGGCCTTTGGATGTGGAATTCATGAAAGCTCTGCATGAGAAGGTTAACATTGTCCCTGTTTTGGCCAAAGCTGACACACTCACCCCGACTGAagtcaagaaaaagaaaatcaag ATCAGAGAGGAGATTGAGCAGTACGGTATCAAGATATACCAGTTCCCTGACTGCGACTCCGACGAAGACGAGGAATTCAAGCAGCAGGACCTCGAGCTGAAG GAAAGCATTCCCTTTGCAGTAATTGGCAGCAACACGGTGGTGGAGGCCAAAGGGAAGAGAGTGAGGGGCCGTCTGTACCCGTGGGGCATCGTAGAAG TGGAGAATTCAGCACACTGTGATTTTGTGAAGCTGAGGAACATGCTCGTTCGCACTCATATGCAAGATCTCAAAGACGTGACCCGTGAGACTCACTACGAGAACTACAGAGCCCAGTGCATCCAGAGCATGACCCGCATGGTCGTGAAGGAACGTAACCGCAA TAAACTAACCAGGGAGAGTGGCACAGACTTCCCCATCCCTGTGGTGCCAGGAGTGGCCGACAGCGAGACAGAAAAGCTCATCcgagagaaagatgaggag TTGCGGCGGATGCAGGAGATGCTGCAAAGGATCCAGGATCAAATGCACACTCAGAAAGACGCCTATTAA